In the Ensifer adhaerens genome, one interval contains:
- a CDS encoding NAD(P)-binding protein, which yields MSRDPRFDILFEPVKIGPVTARNRFYQVPHCSGMGYRYPNAEAHLRGMKAEGGWAVVSTQEAEIHPTSDLTPANEARLWDEGDLPALSAVTERIHHHGSLAAIQLVHNGLHVANRFSRIIPLAPSHAISDSLDPVQARAMDKTDIVDMRRWYRNAALRAKKAGFDIVYVYAGHDMSVLQHFLSRRHNDRSDEYGGSFENRLRLFREIMEDTREAIGDTCALAVRLAVDELMGPSGIASEGEGRDIISALAELPDLWDVNLSDWSNDSQTARFSEEGYQEPYISFVKSVTTKPVVGVGRYTSPDSMVRAIRQGILDFIGAARPSIADPYLPKKIEEGRVDDIRECIGCNICTSGDNTNVPMRCTQNPTIGEEWRKGWHPEIIASSPAPEPALIIGGGPAGLEAARALAQRGVDVVLAEAGGEWGGRVARECRLPGLATWGRVRDWRVGQLSTQVNAQLYLHSPLSADDVLQYGMPHVAIATGARWRCDGVGRTHRRPLDFLSEGALVSPDALLANGAAAVSVDGPVVVFDDDCFYIGSVLAELLARAGRAVTFVTPESQVSPWSKNTLEQGRVQRRLIELGVEIIPAMALAGRTKDRLELSCVYSGKMRQIDCGALVPVTARLPDETLWLDLKAREAEWADAGINTVSRLGDCLAPGLIAAAVYSGHQYARTYQEQADRDHAPFLREDIAMLYGTSVRLEPASIRQEEAAV from the coding sequence ATGTCCAGAGACCCTCGCTTCGACATTCTCTTCGAACCCGTCAAGATCGGCCCTGTAACGGCGCGCAACCGCTTCTACCAGGTGCCGCACTGTTCCGGCATGGGCTACCGTTATCCGAACGCAGAGGCCCATCTGCGCGGCATGAAGGCGGAGGGTGGCTGGGCCGTGGTCTCGACCCAGGAGGCGGAAATCCATCCGACCTCGGACCTGACACCGGCCAACGAAGCGCGCCTTTGGGACGAGGGCGATCTGCCCGCACTCTCCGCCGTCACCGAGCGCATCCATCACCATGGGAGCCTGGCGGCCATCCAGCTCGTGCACAACGGTCTGCATGTCGCCAACCGCTTCAGCCGGATAATCCCGCTTGCCCCCTCGCACGCCATCAGCGACAGCCTCGACCCTGTCCAGGCGCGTGCCATGGACAAGACGGATATCGTCGACATGCGCCGCTGGTATCGCAACGCCGCCTTGCGCGCCAAGAAAGCCGGTTTTGACATCGTCTATGTCTATGCCGGCCACGACATGAGCGTGCTGCAGCACTTCCTGTCGCGCCGCCACAATGACCGCAGCGACGAGTATGGCGGTTCCTTCGAAAATCGGCTGCGGCTTTTCCGGGAGATCATGGAGGATACCCGCGAGGCGATCGGCGATACCTGCGCGCTTGCCGTGCGCCTCGCAGTCGACGAATTGATGGGACCTTCCGGCATTGCCAGCGAGGGAGAAGGCAGGGACATCATCTCGGCGCTCGCCGAACTGCCCGACCTCTGGGACGTCAACCTTTCCGACTGGTCCAACGACAGCCAGACGGCCCGCTTCTCCGAGGAAGGTTACCAGGAGCCCTATATCAGCTTCGTCAAATCCGTCACGACAAAGCCCGTGGTGGGCGTCGGGCGCTATACCTCGCCGGACAGCATGGTGCGGGCAATCCGCCAGGGTATCCTCGACTTCATCGGTGCCGCCCGGCCTTCGATCGCCGATCCGTACCTGCCGAAGAAAATCGAGGAGGGTCGCGTCGACGACATCCGCGAATGTATCGGCTGCAACATTTGCACGTCCGGCGACAATACCAACGTGCCGATGCGCTGCACGCAGAACCCGACCATCGGCGAAGAGTGGCGCAAGGGCTGGCACCCGGAAATTATTGCGTCGTCACCGGCGCCCGAGCCGGCGCTCATCATCGGTGGCGGCCCGGCGGGCCTGGAAGCAGCGCGTGCTCTTGCCCAGCGCGGTGTCGACGTCGTGCTCGCGGAGGCCGGTGGTGAATGGGGCGGTCGGGTCGCACGCGAATGCCGATTGCCGGGGCTTGCGACCTGGGGCCGCGTGCGCGATTGGCGCGTCGGCCAGTTGAGCACGCAGGTGAATGCCCAGCTCTATCTGCACAGCCCGCTGAGCGCCGACGACGTTCTGCAATACGGCATGCCTCATGTCGCCATTGCCACCGGTGCGCGCTGGCGATGCGACGGCGTCGGCCGCACGCACCGGCGACCGCTCGACTTCCTCTCCGAGGGCGCCCTTGTTTCGCCCGACGCCCTTCTTGCCAACGGCGCCGCAGCCGTTTCGGTCGACGGACCGGTCGTCGTCTTCGATGACGATTGTTTCTATATCGGTAGTGTGCTCGCCGAGTTGCTGGCCAGGGCCGGTCGAGCCGTGACCTTCGTGACGCCTGAATCCCAGGTTTCGCCGTGGAGCAAGAACACCCTGGAACAGGGGCGGGTGCAAAGGCGGCTCATCGAGCTCGGCGTCGAGATTATCCCCGCCATGGCGCTTGCGGGCCGCACGAAAGACCGGCTCGAACTCTCCTGCGTCTATAGCGGAAAGATGCGGCAAATCGACTGCGGCGCACTCGTCCCGGTCACGGCGCGGCTACCCGATGAAACACTCTGGCTTGACCTGAAGGCGCGGGAAGCGGAATGGGCCGATGCCGGCATCAACACCGTTAGCCGCCTGGGCGACTGTCTGGCGCCCGGCCTGATCGCTGCCGCCGTCTATTCGGGTCACCAATATGCCCGAACCTATCAGGAGCAGGCCGATAGGGACCACGCCCCCTTCCTGCGCGAAGACATTGCAATGCTTTACGGCACGTCGGTGCGATTGGAACCGGCTTCAATCCGGCAAGAAGAGGCGGCCGTCTGA
- a CDS encoding nucleoside hydrolase — MTERIIIDCDPGVDDAAAIMLAFGSSEVEILGITAVAGNIPLEKTEANARLICELANRTDIRVFQGCGRPLLYPDRAGVTVHGNDGLGDIGLPKPTSAPSERTAVQFIIDQVRSAPGEVTLAVLGPMTNIAVALSIDPGIAPLIRRIVFMGGAAFCPGNIKERAEFNFYFDPHAAQAVVASGIPMVMFGLDVTHKAIITKERTERLKRLGKISGTIADMLNAYGAGDPCLHDPCVIAYLIEPEIFSGVEGFVEVDCSSPLAIGQSVVSVTKRELAGRAPNCLVMTEVDHDRLFALLEERYARMELQAA; from the coding sequence ATGACTGAACGTATTATCATTGATTGTGATCCTGGCGTTGACGATGCCGCAGCTATCATGCTCGCTTTCGGGTCGAGCGAGGTCGAGATACTCGGCATCACTGCGGTTGCCGGCAATATCCCCCTGGAGAAGACGGAGGCCAATGCGCGGCTGATCTGCGAATTGGCCAACCGGACGGATATCCGCGTTTTTCAGGGGTGCGGCCGGCCGCTGCTCTATCCCGACCGTGCTGGCGTCACCGTGCACGGCAATGACGGATTGGGGGACATCGGCCTGCCAAAGCCCACGTCAGCGCCGTCGGAACGCACCGCCGTCCAGTTCATCATCGATCAGGTGCGGTCCGCACCTGGCGAGGTGACGCTTGCGGTGCTCGGCCCCATGACCAACATCGCTGTCGCTCTTTCGATCGATCCCGGCATTGCGCCGCTGATCAGACGCATTGTCTTCATGGGCGGCGCGGCCTTCTGCCCGGGCAACATAAAGGAACGGGCGGAATTCAACTTCTACTTTGACCCGCACGCTGCGCAGGCGGTTGTCGCGTCCGGCATTCCCATGGTCATGTTCGGTCTCGACGTCACCCACAAGGCGATTATCACGAAGGAACGGACGGAACGGCTGAAGCGTCTGGGGAAGATCAGCGGCACAATCGCCGACATGCTGAACGCCTACGGCGCGGGCGATCCTTGCCTGCACGATCCCTGCGTTATCGCCTACCTCATAGAGCCTGAAATCTTCTCTGGCGTCGAAGGTTTCGTCGAGGTCGACTGCAGCTCTCCTCTGGCGATCGGACAGAGTGTCGTCAGCGTCACCAAGCGGGAACTCGCCGGTCGCGCACCGAACTGCCTGGTCATGACGGAGGTTGATCACGACCGGCTGTTTGCACTCCTCGAAGAGCGTTATGCACGGATGGAATTACAAGCTGCCTAG